The Acidobacteriota bacterium DNA window CAATAGTGCCGCTCAATGTGACATGGGGTGGGTAGGGGAGCGACCCACCGCAAGACTGGCGTTTTGCGGACCCGGCAGGTGTTCCTCTGTCACACCTGCCGCGCCGGGTCGCTCCCCTGGAAAGTGTCCCTCCCGGAAGGGGGAGCACGGCGCTCGCAGTGCCTGTCCGGGCCGGCTGCTATGCTCTTTTGTCAAAGACTGTCGCTACGCGGCAACGCCCGCGGAGCAGCTTCTGGTGAACGGCCAACTAATGACCAACGGCAGCCTGACGAAGGCGGCGCTCATCGAGGAGGTGGCCCACACTGTCGGGGTCTCGAAGAGGCGCGCCGAGATAGTCGTCGACACCCTGTTCGGCAGCATCGGTGAGGCGCTTCACCAAGGTGAGAAGGTCGAACTCCGCGGCTTCGGGAGTTTCCGTCTCCGACTCCGGCCGCCGCGCCGACGCCGCAACCCCAGGACCGGCGACGGCGTGGACGTGCCGCCGAAACACGTCGCTTGCTTCAAGCCCGGCAAGGACTGAAGGAGCTGATCAACCGGGACCCGGCGCAGCCCGTCTCAGCGCCGTTGTCCGAGTAGCCGGCGGCTCCTTCGCCGCAATCCGAAAGTCGGTCCATGACCAAGAAAGAACGGCTGCCGGGACCGCACCTGACCTGACTGGAGGGCCGGTATGCATGACCTTGAGAAGCGACTTTGGAAAGAGGCTGCGGACATGCAGCGCATTGGCATCGCCGCCTTGGTCATCGGCGGTGGCGCTCTCTTGCTAGGGTGCTTCGTTTTCGTGACCACGCCGCCGATCACGGAGCGCCAGGTGTTGTCGATCGTGTGGGCTGGTGTCGGCGCCGGGTGCTTCGGTATAGGGGTGGCAGCCTACAACGCCGGTAACGCGATCCTGCACTGGATCGAGAAGGACCAAAAGGAGTAGAAGTGCGCTCGGATCTAGCGCCTACAGTGCACCCGGCAGGCCCCGCATGCTGACCGTGCCGACGCGCCGCCGACCACCGAACTGGCGGGTCGGATCCGCTTGGCCGCCGTGGTTGTCGATGCGGTGGCATCCGTATTCCATCAGCTCCGTCTCGGCCGCACCGCGCTAGGTGCGGTGTCACTACACCGCCTCGAGGATCGCGCGATCCCCCCCAGCGCCGAGCAGTGTCGCTATACCAGCCCCGCCGTACGGCCGCGAGA harbors:
- a CDS encoding integration host factor subunit beta; protein product: MTKAALIEEVAHTVGVSKRRAEIVVDTLFGSIGEALHQGEKVELRGFGSFRLRLRPPRRRRNPRTGDGVDVPPKHVACFKPGKD